In Ooceraea biroi isolate clonal line C1 chromosome 6, Obir_v5.4, whole genome shotgun sequence, the genomic stretch CTCGCATAACAACGATGTTCCGTGACGCTCagaaagtaaattataattttcacgtgatttttatatttgtgattaaattgtaaattttaattatcctattaaattataaattataattatcgttgTGTTTCACGATTCGAATGTAAAGCGTTGCGGCTTTATTTCAGGCTGCTCATATGATGACGTCTGTTACAAACAGCGATGCGATTGACGCCGCGGGTGATAGCCGCTACAAAACGTTCCCCGAACCGTCATGTAAGGAATTCATTCTGCGGGCGATAATGCCACGACCTTCGCCAGCCTCCACGCCACAGCCGCAGCGATTATATGCCTGCCTCAAACGAGACCACATTCGCTTAGCCGGACTTTTCTCCGAGGATACGACATTCCTGTAATTCTAACTGGAGTCCGTTGTTTGCGGATGTGACAGACCTTGTGTAATCCTCCGTGAATACGTAAACTTGCGTGCACCGTCACGTTTATCAATCGTTGGTGATTGCGAACCACGCGTCATACATCAAATTTGCTTCATTCTTTTTGTTGAACGATCCCGTCCGCAATCTGTTTTTCTGATACATCAGAGATAATTTTCGATCTCGCGTGCGTTTTATAGACGGGAACAATGCAAGGAATAATTACGTGGGCAATTCTGACATGCGATATTTTTCGGTAATGTCGACGATTCATCAAACCGTTCGTTTCACTGCATATCGTGAATGAATTTACgcttcaaaaaataaatgtaatcgGTTTTTACGGTTTTAATTGGAAGTGTTCTATATACAATATTCaacatacaaatttatatgataataatagagTAGTTAAAAGCTAGTTTTATCGTGTCAGACAAACGACAGATCCAACAcggatatttttttctcaagtTTGGGTGGTGCAAATAGGAATTCTTGCATGATGTGATCGATCTCCTCCAGAGCCAGCTGGGCGTGAAGCCTTAGCACGGgatcatcgtcgttgtcgcgtAAGTGCTTCAGGCCACGATACAAGTCGACCAGGTCGTTACTGAGGTTGCTCAACGTGTCGCGGCCGAGACCGCGAAACAGAAGCGTAGCGACCATCACGGCAGCGCGCCGGCATTCGGGCGCTTTGTCCGATTTTACTACGCACGCGATGCAGTAGAGGACCTAAAAACGTTCAGATCGAGGAAGAATTCTTTGCATGGTCTCAGTTGCCCACAAGATTCTTGCACACGTACCTCGACAAGGATGTTTCCCAATCGAAAGCCCAACACCTTGCAGAGTTCCCCCAAGCAAGACAGACTGGAAGCTCGTATCAAAGGGTCTGCGTCGCGAGCCGAACACAAAAAGCCGTTAATGAGCGCGTTCTTATGAACCACGCTCATTTCACCTGCAAAACGCCATTTTGCGATTATCTCATCATGTCCGGTGGTTGCTCAAGGACTACGAATGTGTGAATCGCCTCGCAATTCTATTCGTTTTCTAAACTCTAACACTTTTTgctaaataatgataatgatgatttGTTAACAGTGCGTTTTCGTcgttcgatatttaataaccTTGcacattgaaataaattaatgttatcgGATGAAGAAAGGGTTTATAGAATTTCAGGCTGTAGggagagaataataataaaaaaaagatttgtacATACCCAGGGCCCTTGTTGTCTTGACCAATATCTCCCCAAGCTTTATCCTAGTTTCGACGGTTATTTCTGCGCCCGTGATGCGATTCGGCATATCGACGTATTCGGGCATCAGCGTTTCTATGATCTCCTTCGGGTATGCAGTTGCCAAGGCACACAGTCCATTGATGGACGTCAGGTATATAAACGAATCCTCGTGTTTCAAATTCTCCTGCAAACAAGCATGCAAGATGAGACAAATTACGAAAGACGGTGAGGGCAAACGGGTAAGTCATTAAATGTCAGTAACCTGGAAAAGACGGAGGACGATTGCTTTGCGTGCGACGGTGCAAGGATCCTTATTTTCGATTAGCTTCGCGAGTGTTATGATGCCGTGCGCTCGGACGGGGAGCAACGGATCCGCGAGATCTTTTATGGCTTCGTCAAACTTGCTTGACGCCGTCGGATCTATTGACATGTCTTGGTAGTATATTTTTTCGGATCTGACACGGTGCTTTTCACTTGGATCATGCGTTATGATGCAGGCTACCACCTCGTCGATCAGTGATTTGAGTTGTATCGGCATGTTCGAGTTCCTGCGGCGATCCTCTAAAAAGGCGCTGAAATCTTTGAAGAGATCAATTCTGACGGTAGCTTTTCTTTCGGTGaggattatttttatcagcaTCAAGCTGATGTACAATATCTCACACTCGCTCTCTTGCGTCCCTTGATGATTCTTTGTGTATTCATCGAACAACGACTTTATAAACGACAGCAGTGGCTCgggattttttatttgtgcatCTTGGACGGTACTTGTACTGGCTAACTGCGACACAAGTTTGTAGGCCGTTAATTGCATCGCAACGCGTCTCATCTTATCGTCTTCCGTCTCCAGCACTTGCCGCTGCTCGACCTCGTAGCTTAGTTTATTCGCGTTTGACAAGTACTTCAGCATGTAGCAGAATAAGCTGGGAGATAAGCCTTTAGTGGTGGATACCAAGTCGAAAACGGTACCGGATAGTTCCTCGTACTCCAGGCTTCTATTCGGACCAGTGATCTCGACGCCACCGGTAGGCCCGAATTGCGACGTCACATAATCTCCAAGTCCTGTCGACGCGTCGTGCCCTAGAAAAGCTGAATAGAGCTTCTCTCGCATAGACTCCTCCTCAaggatttttaatagcagTCGTTGTAAATTCCTTTTCAATATGCAAGCGCTCTCGCGAGTTTTGTCATATAAGCAGAATAAAGGTACAGCGACGCACGAAATCACTTTGCAAGGCAGATGCTTGAATTTGGCGTCCTCCgttagaaaacaatttatcaAATTGTTTATGCACTGTTCTATTACTTTCTCAGATTTTGTAGCGTGtgtttctttcattattaaagGTGCACAAATCACCTCTACAATATACTTTTGACAAGTATCTGGATTGTAATCGTACAACGCTTTAATACAGCAGTTTGCTATTGTCGAGCTgtgcttaattttatttgaagagAGCAGATCCAAAATCTAGAAAAAAAGCAAACGCTCCGTGAGAGATGAAACATTAAGAGGATCCTGGAGTCATCTGTTTTACCCAAGATTGTAATTTCATTGCTACTGTTTTTTGGTTGCATAGaacaaatccttttccacactTACAACTTAATAGATTTTCGtctgtgtgcgtatgtgtgcaataacatttataatttatattatatcataataatagTTGAAATACCTGCCGGCACACAGCTTTGTAATACTCGTCAGCGTTCTTTCCATGCGACACTGCTATCAATTTGGAAACCGTGTCCAATTTTTCCCAATCCGCACCCAAATCCAAACCATCTTGGCAAACAGCGGCGATCAACGATAATACTCCATTCGACTGTgtaagtattttaattaaatagttttGAGCCTCTCGGCGTAGCCATCGCGGTGTGCTTTGCATTCCGAGAATCACCATTAATTCCCGGAAACATACGTACTGCGGGCATTCGTCTAACAGTAACGTTAATTTGTTATGAAATTCTTTTTGCCGATTCTGTAGCCTGTCATATTCTTCCATTGTCATACGAAATTCCTGCTTATTTTGGACCGTTACATCCGAGCATCGTTGAGTATCGCTTAATGGCTTAGCCAGTGGAGCATGAGACAATTGTAACAACGCGGCCATCAGAGATCCAATTTGGGAAAGTACAGCTGGTCGCAAGGTAAGATCAGCGAAACAATCCAAGAGTAAAAGCGTCGAGGAACATAATCGttcatatttctgaaatgtacAAAGTTTGTGTAAAAAGGATTCAAAGGTTCAAACTTCAGGAAACAATTATAGGAAGTAAATTATAGGAATCAGGTAACAATGTTACGTTACAAGATGCTACTGCATGGCAATTAGTACAGCAATCTTACTTCTCGGTATCCCGGATGTTCCTCTTCAGAAATTTTTGAAGCTCTGGGGCACAGTCTGGCCATACCTACGCCAACACCAGGTAGTAGACAGGGAATCACTCCGATTGATACTATTAGTtctattgcaatttttatagattGATATTGTTTTACACTAAACGGTGCATCAGTATCCACAGTTGCATTTTCTTGTTTAATGCCACGTAATATATGAGATATTGCTTGCAGGTATTGGTCTCTATAAATACGaatagagaaatatttttatatttaaagtgaCATTagatatacaaaattaatttggtgCTTTCCTTTCAAAGCATTTAAACCTGAATTTACTTTCCTCCAAGGAGATTTATTagttttccaatagatggagaAAAGTATCAGAAAATGATGGTGAATATTTCGAAagttaacatttatttattaattttttatgataaaggctcaatttcttcaaaaaagcactgaattaatttgcagGCCTAATATTTTTGGGGACTGTTTCTAACCTATACAGAGAAAGTTTACacagtattttaataattttacctaATAGAGAGATCTTTGACAGATTGCTTCATGTCTTCAGAtaaaattggcattgttttttgtaatatttgcgCCAATTTATCATGAAAATTCTTAGCATGATCTGTAAGTACAGGTTTAATTgaaacacataaatatatcaattaaaatatccacttaatttattatttattaacaaagtATCTTTGGAATCTTACCATCTTCATTAGATATTAATGCAGACAATATGTTGTGGTAATCCATTGTGGTTTTCCCTTTTTGACATTCTTCTATGAAAGTTTCTTTCTATCCGCCATTAAGGGGAaactggagttgctagtgaactattttttcactatagcgatggtaattgcagtttcgaaaattctctttattgcttgtgcagaataaaaaatccttttccacaaataaagtatagatagaaagaaaatccgctctacaggactttatattcaaaatggataaaagttaaaaacttgcatttgtcttttctaacttttttccattttgaatataaagtcctgtagagcggactttctttctatctatatttcatttgtggaaaaggattttttattctgcacaagcaataaagagaattttcgaaactgcaattaccatcgctatagtgaaaaaatagttcactagcaactccagcttccccttaatcaCAAATTCACAATCCGCCACTGCATTAAGACTTCGGCAGACGCGCGACACGCGACACGCGATATCCAATGAGCGTACAGCTTTTCTATAAAAACTGTACGCTGATTGGACATCGCGTGTCGCCTGTCGCGAGTTGCGTCGCGCTGGTCTGTCGAAGCCTTTTCGGCAAGAGACGAGGGATCTCCCAGATTTCACACACCTATGGGAACAGGATAGAAAGTGCTTTAATTACCTATGTGTAAACCATGCGTAAACCATGCGAATTTACAAggtaatttacttttttttacaaagTCTTGTCCTTCTCGGAAGCAAAGCAGATCAGTGAGCGCTCACCGCTTCTACATTTTGATTGGTTTCTGCACTTCGATCCAGCGAAGCTCTAAAGGCAAGAACCAATTATATTACAGAATCACTGAGCGCTCATTGATCTgctttgataattaatttcagtttAAAACTATTTCTTTTCAACAATCACTTAACAAGTTCCAACAAGAAGTCTTATATGGCTCAAAGCGATCGGACCCAGATGGTGGGTCAGATATCAGATATGTTGAGCGGTGAACGGTGATTGCAAATTCTCCAAGTTCCAAAGTCGAAACTTTTTTTAGAGCTCCGGGTAGTTCTGACTAGAGTTCTGACGAAAAGTCTTATCGCtcaaataatatcttttgatCTTTCCGCGAATAAATGATTGTTGAAAGGAAATAGTAaactgtataattaattatgaaactaTCAGATCTTTTTTACtatcttttatatcttcttcatctttaaagtagaaattattgttgaaatgaaatagttttaaactgacaataattatatttaaataactttaatgtctataaatatttataatatctgatcttttataatatataatatctttttcatctttacTAGGATAAAtgattattgaaaagaaatagttgtacattgcaattaattatgtttaaataaagttgactaaagatttataatatcagatcttttataatatattttataatatctttttcatcTTTCCGCGGATAAAtgattattgaaaagaaatacagAAGTTTTAAACTGATATTcattatgtttaaataaattttacgactaaatatttatattatcagaTCTTTTATAACATGATATATCTATTTCATCTTTACTAGGATAAATGATTGTTGCAAAGAAATAGTTTTAAACTGAAATTAAtgatgagaaataattttaaactgcAATTAATGGTattacccaggcagcacatgttagcctaatatatgtttcttagacgtatctaatgtctaagaaacataaagtaccatttgagaaacggtttaaatagaaactgTTTCTAGAcctaaatttcaaaaacgtatttttcacgtttccacagaaacgaaaaatttattttattaaattgattcgaaattatataattaatatagaaagaataataatttcttaagttcttcttaatttgtgagtattaattatttctttttaatttgtgagtattaattagtttacatcgtttcaatgtactcgattatggaacaagagacaaaaatcaacacatgtgtgtgtgtgtgtgtgtgtgtgtgtgtgtgcttaagtatacataattttacacttttgAAATGCAgagattaatttcaataattatatgaattttattttggcAAATTTCAAAAAGTGTTGGATATATGgagattttatttgttataattacgtaaaagctatttaaaaaatgttttcattgaaaatgatttatgtatcATACGTCCTTTTATGTGATTATTATATGTCATGTCCATTTATGTGATGTGATGATTCTTTTGTAagtgaaacaaaaaaagttgtacctattttatttttaaatttatgtttttatttatacatttacatttcgcggaaaaataacataattattgcgCGCGCCGGCATCGAGCGCGCGTTCGCATGATCGGTAGACAAGAGATAGAAAAGgctatatattgttttcttctaCGCTAAACATTCGAACGTCGAAGCATCGGCCTGTTGATTGTCGAGCGCAGTGGAACGCACATGTTTGTACACGTTCGTGTATTATGCAGTAGGGTTTTCTTTTGTGTGTGCCTAGGCTATCTTGCGAGTATCGGCGCTTTggttaattgaattattaaccTTATTTCCCATTATCAAGCGACgtggtagcgtcgcgacgccaagtacataaaaaaataaatagccgcatgAGAAATAGCCGCTTGATACGGCACTGGCGCGGCATCGTCGAGGAGCTACCAAGTAGCCTTATCTCAAGTTTTTGCCTTGTCAGATTTTCCGATGAAATATTCTCGGAAACAAAGATCGTAACAACAAATCtaatgatacttttattatataatgttgataCGCACTTGTGATTACGAGTAACTCGAATAACATTGGTGCGGTCAATCTTGAGATCTCGAGTCGAGTTCATGTAAAATCATGTAAAATGTCACTTTCGATTTCCAGTGTTCAAATTCAGTCTCACATACACACGACACATTCAAAGCGAGTTTGCCGCCAAGGCGCGTTTTCATGTAACTAAGGTGCAGTGACTCGTTTAGTAATAGTAGGCGTATCGCCCTAATTTATTCGTTGGTAAAGATCAACGCGCGCGGTTCatcgaaataatcaaatttaataacaacaattttaattaagtaattagttttctcttaaattaatataatctaattaagatatcgcgaatccgcttgcgctgtctttttcagaatttctaattgtttcgtttgtagttgaactttcaaaagttattaacatttgttcaaataaaaaattgctaactttgctatttgttaagatatcgcgaatccgcctgcgctgtctttttcagaatcgtttctagtcgtttcgtttgtagttgaactttcaaaagttaacatttgtttaaataaaaaatagataactttgccatttgttaagatatcgcgaatccgcttgcgctgtctttttagaatcgtttctagttgtttgaattatagttgaacttttaaaagttattaacatttgtttaaataaaaaattgctaacttttgttgagatatcttggttcaactacaaacgaaacgaaacaactgcaaacgattctaaagaagactgcgcaagcggattcgagatatctcaaaatttaaaaaatttataacaagCAATGAGATCCCACTAAAAGAACCTCACAAAGGTAAAAatgtacgccaagtacataaaaaatcccaccttgtacgcaacaaaaagtttaaaaaactatttagcaaaatcaaaactaaatatgaaatcaatagttaactagccaagtacctagaactAGAAGTACTTAGAAGTACCTAGATGTACCTAGAAGtacttattttatctaaatattttaaagttaacagtgctatttttcatcatggtgaaaatgttaataatggaCATTACACGAACATGTTGCGAGCTAAGGGTACAGAATGGATTTCcgtaaatgatttaaaagttGAGACATGTCATTGGCCTCGAAATGCTAAGggtgcatacatatttttttagacaaataataatctattaataactgttaatctattaataattaataataaaaataataatctctaaataataatttattttttgaatattgaaattctatgctatcaaaatttttaaaatgtacaaataGGAGTAAGatccctacaaaaacctttttaaaaaaagaaaaaatatttacgccaagtacatgaaacgtatcgaactttctaaaaacagtgtaattataaaaaaaacaacctttctaaaaaagtgtattatgaaaatttatttcttcaaaaatatacatgaaattaatgcaattagccaagtatatcattatttattgaaaaatgaattgttcacaaatggatatgaaataaaatttatctagtatttgtttaaaaatggatgttgtcagtgcaatatccaaaacttatatacaagatgcattcacaattaatccaaaaagtatatgaaacaagttgtatacattcaaaagtatatgcaacacaagcttaacgcatccattgtctcttcacgcaaattctaagtcacataaaacgggcttaaactgactcaaatgatcaacggaatcatagtgaagcaaaaaacttggcgtgcccggatcgcatTGAACATGtcttacaaaattcttataaacttgagtaacagtatcttgatttgtactgtattttgtatggtGAGCTATTACATCGTAATACAACCCGagcacgccaagttttttacttcactatgattccgttgatcatttgagtcagtttaagcccgttttatgtgacttagaatttgcgtgaagagacaatggatgcgttaagcttgtgttgcatatacttttgaatgtatacaacttgtttcatatactttttggattaattgtgaatgcatcttgtatataagttttggatattgcactgacaacatccatttttaaacaaatactagataaattttatttcatatccatttgtgaacaattcatttttcaataaataatgatatacttggctaattgcattaatttcatgtatatttttgaagaaataaattttcataatacacttttttagaaaggttgttttttttataattacactgtttttagaaagttcgatacgtttcatgtacttggcgtaaatattttttctttttttaaaaaggtttttgtagggatTGCCTTGAACGGAAAGCTGTTCTGTTCcgcaaaaagaagaagagttaAACTCGGGCTCGATTtcatcatctctctctctctctctctagcgGTGAGTGTGAACAGACGTGCTTTTGCGGGCTCCGCATTTGAAGGATATTTTCTGCTGTTGGTTGCCCTCCGGGGCCTTTTGTTGCAGCTCCACTTGGTCAGGGCGTTTAAAACTTGACACTGTGTGATATTGGAGGTCTGAGTGTGTGGTTTTTTGGGAGGAAATCACAAATTCTGTCATTGGATCTTTGGAAGTTTCTGGAATATAACAGCCGGCAGTTTGACAGGTCGGGACAAAGCCTCTGTTTTCCCAGCATTGAGGGTCCGTTGCGGCTGATGTGTTTgcgtcctctctttctctctctctctcgtgtggACGGCTCATCGCTCGCTGCTGATCGTATAGGACTCCTACTTACCGGCATCACCTGTAGGCTGTCTTCTGCGGCTGAGGCTACCCTGCATTTGAACTGCGTCTACGTGCTTAATATATAGTATTATGCCGGCTGTAAGTTGTAGCTTGTGTAACCGTTTCATTGCGGTGGACGATCTGATTGCTTTGTGTGGCGTGGCGACACATGGGTGTCACAGAGAGTGCCTTAAGAGGCGCCTCGGGCTTTCGGACGGCGAAACTTTGGCTTTCAGTAGTAGGTTCCCGGCTTGCTACGTCTGCGCTAAATCTAAATCTAATTCTAAAATCGGATCGTCTGTGTCGTCTGTACCGACGGATGCTGTACCGACGGACGCTGTAGCCGGATCGAGTAATAATATGACTGCTACTGACATTGCATCCCTTGCGGCTATGATGAATGTGATAAACGCGAAACTGGACTCCTTCGACGCGGCGTTGAAAGATATAGCtgaaattaaagataaaacttcCACGTTGGATCGGTTGGGGAAggatgtgcgtgcgtgcgtggtgGGGGTGCGTAAGCTCTCGGATAGGATTGAGGCCGTGGAACAAACAACGAAGAAACTTGAGAACTTGCAGGAGTCTCTGGCGGATCGCGTCGCGCTCATTGAGGGTCAGTCGGCTGCGGCGCCCTGCAGTTGCTCTTTGGAGGAGTGAGAGGGTTTGATTGATCGTGTGCAGCGCCTCGAACTCGCCGAAAAGAGCTGCAGGTTGACCGTTTCTGGTTTGCCTGAGGGAGATGACGATGAACTTACGGCCTACAACTGCGTTAAACTTGTGTGTAACCTCATTGATCGTGCAGACATTGTGACGTGTATCGCATGCGTAGGCAAAACGATTCGGAACGGCCAAGAACTCTGGTGATTAGATGCTCGTCCCTCACCATcagaaataagattttaaattgtaaaagacAGCGGGGTCCTTTAAAGGCATGCGAAATTGACTCTAGCTATCCGGCAAACAATGTCTATATTAATGAATTTCTGCCACCTAATTTGTACAAATTGTTAATGGCTGCTAAGTCGACTGCGAGGTCGGCCGACTTTAGATACGTTTGGTGTCGCAATGGCACAATTTATGTAGCAAAATCCAGATCCTCCGAAACTATTCACATTAAAAGTCGCTCAGACCTCGCGAAGATTGTATGAGATGAGACCGTTCCGTGCCCGCCTGCCAGTGTTGATACTACTTTAAGTGGCTTGAAACCTTTGGACTACTTGAATATATGTCATGTTAACGCCCAGTCTCTCGTGCCTCATTTCTCTGAGTTTGCGATCTTCTTTAGTTCTtgtttttatgatattatcatGGTTACGGAGACTTGGCTGAAGCCTGTCATTTCTGATTCTGTAGTTGCGCTTGCTGGTTACAGACTCCTTAGTGTGATAGAACTGGTAGGCAGGGTGGCGGAGTGTGTATATACTATCGCGACACGCTCACAGCCGTGGAAATTCTGTCATCAGTTTCTGATAAATATGTTGGAGGATCTGAATTTTTGTTTATAGAGTTTAGCAGTTCTACTCTTAGAAGATCGTTTATGGGCGTCGTGTATCGCCCTCCGAGAGTTGCGTTTGCGTCGAGTTTAGAATCTGCTTTGCTCGGAGTCTGCCAGGATTACTCTCACAAAGTCATTATGGGCGATTATTAATGCGGATCTACTTTCGAATTCCGCGGATAGTTTATATGTGCGTCGGATTGCGGAATGCGGTGGGTTGCATCTTGTCCCGTATGAGCCTACTCACTTTACGGCGACGTCGGCGACCTGGTTGGACATATGTCTTGTAGACTCTGCTGAAAGCATAGCAAACGCCTACCAGGAAGCTGTACCTTTTCTGTCTGCACACGAGTTGATTACTGTTACCTACAAGGTTCGCGGGCATCGGCGGGCCCGGGATGGGACGGTATTTACTCGGAATTGAAGGGGATTGGAAAACCCTTTATTTCTAGAGTCCATTAACGCTCTAGACATGTCTGTGATTAATGGGTCTTGCTGTGTAGATGAAGCGTTggtaaaattaaatgatttcCTCTCGCAGCGACAGGATGGGTACGCGCAATCCTTTTCCGTCCGGGTGCGTAGGCCTCCGGCACCATGGTTTACGCCCGAAATAAAGCGTCTTATTCGCGAGCGTAATCGGGTCTATGCCCGAATTCGCCGTGCGTCATCGCCGTCTTTGGAGCTCAGGAGTGCTTATAAGGGCTTACGGAGACGGGTCAGAGAGCGGGTTTGCGATGCTCGCTCGAATTATTGTTTTTCACGTTTGTCGAGTATTAGGGATGCACGTAAGCTGTGGATCGAGCTGAGGAGTTTGCGTGTGGTGCGGGATGGGAGAGCTGTGGGTGAGTGTGCTCTGGACCCTGACGCTGTGAACGACTCTTTTTGCGGGGCTTTCGGGCGCGCTCCCTCTGAGACGTGTCTGTCGCGTTTGCGTGTTTCTGACTTCAACGACAGTCAATTATTTTGCGCATGTTACTACGGAATATCTGATTAAGCACTTCCATTTCCCGGACTCTAGGGTGGCGGGGTGTGATGGCTTTTCAGGCTTCTTTCTGAGATCGTGTGCCGCAGCTCTTTTTCCGGTATTGTTGGAGATTTTTAATTGGTCCCTCAGCTCTTCATGTTTTCCTGCGGTTTGGAAATCAGCTCTCATCACGCCAATACCAAAAATATCGAATCCTACGCGGCCGTCTGATTTTAGGCCGATCTCTATCCTCTCCGAATTTTCTAAAGTGCTTGAGCGCATTGTGCGGGACGATGTCGTGAAGTACCTGAGTCAGTCTGGCTACGCGGATCCGACACAATTCGGTTTTAATGCTGGCGGTTCTACTCAGGCTGCCCTGCTGAAGGTTACTGACGATATTCGGAGGGGGGTCGACAATCGCAGGGTTACCGTGTTGGTGCTGTTCGACTTCTCTAAAGCATTTGATATAGTCGACCACTTCATTCTTCTTTAGAGACTGGC encodes the following:
- the LOC105280846 gene encoding transport and Golgi organization protein 6 homolog, translated to MDYHNILSALISNEDDHAKNFHDKLAQILQKTMPILSEDMKQSVKDLSIRDQYLQAISHILRGIKQENATVDTDAPFSVKQYQSIKIAIELIVSIGVIPCLLPGVGVGMARLCPRASKISEEEHPGYREKYERLCSSTLLLLDCFADLTLRPAVLSQIGSLMAALLQLSHAPLAKPLSDTQRCSDVTVQNKQEFRMTMEEYDRLQNRQKEFHNKLTLLLDECPQYVCFRELMVILGMQSTPRWLRREAQNYLIKILTQSNGVLSLIAAVCQDGLDLGADWEKLDTVSKLIAVSHGKNADEYYKAVCRQILDLLSSNKIKHSSTIANCCIKALYDYNPDTCQKYIVEVICAPLIMKETHATKSEKVIEQCINNLINCFLTEDAKFKHLPCKVISCVAVPLFCLYDKTRESACILKRNLQRLLLKILEEESMREKLYSAFLGHDASTGLGDYVTSQFGPTGGVEITGPNRSLEYEELSGTVFDLVSTTKGLSPSLFCYMLKYLSNANKLSYEVEQRQVLETEDDKMRRVAMQLTAYKLVSQLASTSTVQDAQIKNPEPLLSFIKSLFDEYTKNHQGTQESECEILYISLMLIKIILTERKATVRIDLFKDFSAFLEDRRRNSNMPIQLKSLIDEVVACIITHDPSEKHRVRSEKIYYQDMSIDPTASSKFDEAIKDLADPLLPVRAHGIITLAKLIENKDPCTVARKAIVLRLFQENLKHEDSFIYLTSINGLCALATAYPKEIIETLMPEYVDMPNRITGAEITVETRIKLGEILVKTTRALGEMSVVHKNALINGFLCSARDADPLIRASSLSCLGELCKVLGFRLGNILVEVLYCIACVVKSDKAPECRRAAVMVATLLFRGLGRDTLSNLSNDLVDLYRGLKHLRDNDDDPVLRLHAQLALEEIDHIMQEFLFAPPKLEKKISVLDLSFV